The following proteins come from a genomic window of Maribacter sp. HTCC2170:
- the pdhA gene encoding pyruvate dehydrogenase (acetyl-transferring) E1 component subunit alpha has translation MEKITKETYLKWYEDMLFWRKFEDKLAAVYIQQKVRGFLHLYNGQEAVLAGALHAMDLTKDRMITAYRNHVQPIGMGVDPKNVMAELYGKVTGTSKGMGGSMHIFSKEHRFYGGHGIVGGQIPLGAGLAFADKYFKRDSVTLCYMGDGAVRQGSLHETFNLAMLWNLPVVFVCENNGYAMGTSVSRTASHEEIWKLGLGYEMPCGPVDGMDPVTVAKEMSKAIERARNGDGPTFLEMKTYRYRGHSMSDAQHYRTKDEVEEYKKIDPISQVKEVIFEKEYASEDEIKEIDQRVKELVLECEKFAEDSDYPPVNQLYDVVYDQEDFPFVQHK, from the coding sequence ATGGAAAAAATCACCAAAGAAACTTATCTGAAGTGGTACGAGGACATGCTGTTTTGGAGAAAGTTCGAGGATAAACTTGCGGCAGTTTATATTCAGCAAAAAGTTAGGGGATTCCTTCATTTATATAATGGACAAGAGGCTGTCTTGGCTGGTGCATTGCATGCAATGGATCTAACCAAGGACCGTATGATAACAGCATATAGAAATCATGTTCAACCTATTGGTATGGGGGTGGATCCTAAAAATGTAATGGCTGAACTTTATGGTAAGGTTACCGGAACTTCGAAAGGTATGGGAGGTTCTATGCACATATTCTCAAAAGAGCATCGTTTTTATGGAGGCCATGGTATAGTTGGTGGCCAAATTCCGTTGGGAGCTGGCTTGGCTTTTGCGGATAAATACTTTAAAAGAGATTCAGTTACCCTGTGTTATATGGGTGATGGTGCAGTTCGTCAAGGGTCTTTGCATGAAACATTCAATTTGGCAATGCTTTGGAATTTACCTGTGGTTTTTGTTTGTGAAAACAATGGGTATGCAATGGGTACCTCAGTATCCCGTACAGCTTCACATGAAGAAATTTGGAAATTAGGGCTTGGATATGAGATGCCATGCGGTCCTGTTGATGGTATGGATCCTGTAACTGTTGCCAAGGAAATGAGTAAAGCAATAGAACGCGCAAGAAACGGAGACGGACCAACTTTCTTGGAAATGAAAACCTATCGTTATAGAGGACATTCAATGTCAGATGCACAGCATTATAGAACTAAGGACGAAGTAGAAGAATACAAGAAAATTGACCCAATTTCGCAAGTTAAAGAGGTGATTTTTGAAAAAGAATACGCGTCCGAGGATGAAATTAAAGAGATAGATCAAAGGGTAAAAGAATTGGTCCTTGAATGTGAAAAATTTGCCGAGGACTCTGATTATCCTCCAGTTAATCAATTATATGACGTAGTCTATGATCAAGAAGACTTTCCGTTTGTACAACATAAATAA
- a CDS encoding alpha/beta hydrolase yields MKTSTIFVLFLFFCQIQAQEEIALWRSGEKPYYKENKLQEYEKEAWGTRCVFDIIEPTLTIYKAKGKNTGKAVIIIPGGGYELVAMYHEGYDLAESLAKQGVTAAVLKYRLPNPETSSKPHMVPLSDGRKALQLMHDNAARFEIDNNQIGVLGFSAGSHLATVLSLWVSKDESENPDFSGLIYGVTKLSKANLEWLEKSLYYRKLTNEEIKQNTLLKLVTKKTPPAFLVHANDDDICPVEETTLYAQELFDKNVLAETHIFPKGGHGFGMGRSSDGTDQWVSLFVNWIKNNQF; encoded by the coding sequence ATGAAAACATCAACCATATTTGTCTTATTTCTATTTTTTTGTCAAATCCAAGCCCAAGAAGAAATAGCATTATGGAGGAGTGGAGAAAAACCATATTATAAGGAAAATAAACTCCAGGAATATGAAAAAGAAGCTTGGGGCACCCGCTGTGTTTTCGATATTATTGAACCTACACTCACCATTTACAAAGCCAAAGGCAAGAACACCGGGAAGGCCGTTATAATCATCCCCGGTGGTGGGTACGAACTTGTGGCCATGTATCATGAAGGATATGATTTAGCCGAATCATTGGCAAAACAAGGTGTTACGGCGGCTGTTCTAAAATATAGATTACCAAATCCCGAAACATCCAGCAAACCGCACATGGTACCTCTAAGTGATGGTCGCAAAGCGCTACAATTAATGCATGATAATGCCGCGCGTTTTGAAATAGACAACAATCAAATAGGAGTGCTTGGTTTTTCTGCCGGCAGTCATCTGGCAACAGTCCTAAGTCTTTGGGTGAGCAAGGATGAAAGTGAAAATCCCGATTTTTCAGGATTAATTTATGGTGTAACAAAACTTTCAAAAGCCAATCTAGAATGGTTGGAAAAAAGCCTCTACTATAGGAAACTTACTAATGAGGAAATTAAACAAAATACCTTACTCAAATTAGTAACGAAGAAAACCCCTCCTGCTTTTTTGGTTCATGCGAATGATGATGATATTTGTCCGGTTGAAGAAACTACACTTTATGCCCAAGAATTATTTGATAAAAATGTGTTGGCAGAAACGCATATTTTTCCAAAAGGAGGACATGGATTTGGTATGGGCAGAAGTTCTGATGGAACTGATCAATGGGTTTCCTTATTTGTGAATTGGATAAAAAACAACCAGTTTTAG
- the gldJ gene encoding gliding motility lipoprotein GldJ produces the protein MKKQFIKIVLSCAVIAGGFTVTSCSKKSSSSKNVSRATGWKINAKEGGFQYNTDFKEQETAPGLVFVEGGTFTKGKVQDDVMHDWNNTPTSQHVQSFYMDETEVTNVMYLEYLDYLKSVYPPENPKYANIYKGALPDTLVWRNRLGFNETMTNNYLRHPAYAEYPVVGVNWVQATQFAEWRTDRVNEVMLEREGYLAQDAKYQAATGEVAGTFSTEAYLNRPESVYNGQIDSLQGKMKKDSVNTYAKRSSGVIMPEYRLPTETEWEYAAQAQVGSREYNNYRGRKKYPWEGDYTRNGQRVGRGDQLANFKQGKGDYGGIAGWSDDGADITAEVMSYKPNDLGLYDMAGNVAEWVADVYRPIVDDEISDFNYYRGNIYMKTAIGEDGKVNILRDSVVYDTLPTGKIIAVNLPGEIKMVPVDEQETYLRTNFSSSDNRGYRDGDPSSSRFFDRFSDEDEEDDTRKMYDSPRHKVERDSTGNLIRQYDQSNNRTSLINDEVRVYKGGSWRDRAYWLDPAQRRYLPQYMATDYIGFRCAMSRVGSKSKTKNKTVRGKKAK, from the coding sequence ATGAAAAAACAGTTTATCAAAATTGTACTTTCTTGTGCAGTAATAGCGGGAGGTTTTACAGTTACTAGTTGTAGCAAAAAATCTTCATCTTCAAAAAATGTATCAAGAGCTACAGGTTGGAAAATAAATGCCAAGGAAGGTGGTTTCCAATACAATACAGATTTTAAGGAGCAAGAAACCGCTCCAGGTCTTGTTTTTGTTGAAGGAGGAACGTTTACCAAGGGTAAAGTGCAAGATGATGTTATGCACGATTGGAACAACACGCCTACTTCTCAACATGTTCAATCCTTTTATATGGATGAAACCGAAGTCACAAATGTCATGTACTTGGAATACTTGGATTATTTGAAGAGTGTTTACCCACCAGAGAATCCTAAGTATGCAAATATTTATAAAGGAGCTTTACCTGATACTTTGGTCTGGAGAAACCGTTTAGGATTTAATGAGACCATGACCAATAATTATTTAAGACATCCTGCATATGCAGAATATCCTGTAGTTGGTGTAAACTGGGTTCAAGCAACACAATTTGCGGAATGGCGAACAGATCGCGTTAATGAAGTAATGTTGGAAAGAGAAGGTTATTTGGCGCAAGATGCCAAATATCAAGCTGCCACAGGGGAAGTTGCCGGTACTTTCAGTACTGAAGCTTACCTTAATAGGCCCGAATCGGTTTATAATGGCCAAATAGATTCACTTCAAGGTAAAATGAAAAAAGATAGTGTAAACACCTATGCAAAAAGAAGCAGTGGTGTAATTATGCCTGAATATAGACTACCAACTGAAACAGAGTGGGAGTATGCTGCTCAAGCTCAGGTTGGTTCTAGAGAATATAACAACTATAGAGGTAGAAAAAAATATCCTTGGGAAGGTGACTACACAAGAAATGGTCAGCGCGTTGGTCGTGGTGATCAATTAGCCAATTTCAAACAAGGAAAAGGTGATTATGGCGGAATAGCAGGTTGGTCTGATGATGGTGCCGATATTACTGCTGAAGTTATGTCGTATAAACCAAATGACCTTGGTCTTTATGACATGGCAGGTAATGTTGCCGAATGGGTAGCTGATGTTTACCGCCCAATTGTTGATGACGAAATAAGTGATTTCAACTACTATAGAGGTAATATTTACATGAAAACCGCTATTGGCGAAGATGGAAAAGTTAATATTCTAAGAGACTCTGTGGTATACGATACATTGCCAACAGGTAAAATCATTGCTGTTAATCTTCCAGGAGAAATTAAAATGGTTCCTGTCGATGAACAAGAAACTTACCTAAGAACCAACTTTTCTTCTAGTGATAATAGAGGTTATAGAGATGGAGACCCGAGTTCTTCTCGATTCTTTGATAGATTCAGTGATGAGGATGAAGAGGACGATACACGTAAAATGTATGATTCTCCAAGACATAAGGTTGAAAGGGATTCTACTGGAAACTTGATTCGTCAATATGACCAATCCAACAACAGAACATCGTTAATCAATGATGAGGTACGAGTATACAAAGGTGGATCTTGGAGAGATAGGGCATATTGGTTAGATCCCGCACAACGTAGGTATTTACCACAATACATGGCCACAGATTACATTGGATTCAGATGTGCGATGTCTAGAGTAGGTTCAAAATCAAAAACTAAAAACAAAACTGTTAGAGGTAAGAAAGCTAAATAG
- the porV gene encoding type IX secretion system outer membrane channel protein PorV, which translates to MKKLTLLVLLAFAIQLSAQDDRVITTAVPFLTIAADARSAGMGDMGVATSTDAFSQQWNPSKFAFAERKMGIGVSYTPYLESIITDISLLNASFYNKIDDQSAFALSLRYFTLGEIELRQFANDPGTLAKPNELALDGSYSLKLSPTFSMAVGGRFIRSNLKLPQNGSEDSQAASTFAVDVSGYYRSREIAYDKFDGRWRAGFNLSNLGGKITYDEGGQENFLPTNLKFGAGFDFILDQDNVLGITTEFNKLLVPTPQDFDEDGDIDSADNDEYQQIGFFSGITKSFNDAPDGFSEELKEFTWALGAEYTYQDAFMIRTGYFNESEEKGSRKFFTMGAGFKFKAAQIDLSYLFSTSQVKNPLENTLRFSLTFNLGEEYLND; encoded by the coding sequence ATGAAAAAATTAACCTTACTTGTTTTATTGGCTTTTGCGATACAATTATCGGCTCAAGATGATAGAGTTATTACCACTGCGGTACCTTTTTTGACCATTGCTGCAGATGCTAGATCTGCTGGTATGGGTGATATGGGAGTCGCGACTTCCACAGATGCTTTTTCGCAACAATGGAATCCGTCTAAATTTGCTTTTGCCGAAAGAAAAATGGGAATTGGCGTTAGTTATACTCCGTATCTCGAAAGTATAATAACCGATATCTCTCTTCTAAACGCGAGTTTTTATAATAAAATTGATGACCAAAGCGCATTTGCATTGAGTCTGAGATATTTTACGCTTGGTGAGATTGAGTTACGACAATTCGCAAATGATCCTGGTACATTGGCCAAGCCCAATGAATTGGCTTTAGATGGCTCGTATTCTTTGAAATTAAGCCCGACATTTTCTATGGCTGTTGGTGGTAGGTTTATAAGGTCAAACCTTAAACTGCCTCAAAATGGATCAGAGGATTCTCAAGCCGCAAGTACTTTCGCCGTAGATGTTTCTGGTTATTATAGGTCAAGGGAAATAGCATATGATAAGTTTGATGGTCGTTGGAGAGCAGGTTTCAATCTCTCTAATCTTGGGGGCAAAATCACTTATGATGAGGGCGGACAAGAAAACTTTTTGCCTACTAATTTAAAATTCGGTGCCGGTTTTGATTTTATTCTAGATCAGGATAATGTACTGGGAATCACTACAGAATTCAATAAATTACTGGTCCCAACCCCTCAAGATTTTGATGAAGATGGTGATATTGATTCTGCGGATAATGATGAATACCAACAAATTGGGTTTTTTAGTGGGATCACAAAATCATTCAATGATGCGCCAGATGGTTTTAGCGAAGAGCTTAAAGAATTTACTTGGGCTCTTGGTGCTGAATATACATACCAAGATGCTTTTATGATTCGTACCGGGTATTTTAATGAAAGTGAAGAGAAGGGGTCAAGAAAATTCTTTACAATGGGTGCTGGATTTAAATTTAAGGCAGCCCAGATAGATTTGTCCTATTTGTTTTCAACATCCCAAGTTAAAAACCCTTTGGAAAATACACTACGCTTTTCACTTACCTTTAATTTAGGTGAGGAGTATTTAAATGATTAA
- a CDS encoding ribose-5-phosphate isomerase, producing MPKNTYRVYVIELSKRVFSENAKFRAANPQFNGVLQCLYVGMTSKTPKERFEQHKSGYRNKKGYKLSSNLVQKYGMYLRSSLYNHIDPLSTREKALKMEELLTMELRRKGYAVWYN from the coding sequence ATGCCCAAAAACACTTACAGAGTATATGTGATTGAATTATCTAAAAGGGTGTTTTCAGAAAACGCCAAGTTCAGAGCCGCAAATCCTCAATTCAATGGTGTATTACAATGTCTGTATGTTGGAATGACAAGTAAAACACCTAAAGAACGATTTGAACAGCATAAATCGGGATACAGAAATAAGAAGGGATACAAATTGTCATCCAACCTTGTTCAAAAATATGGTATGTACTTGCGTTCAAGTCTCTACAATCATATTGATCCATTATCAACAAGGGAGAAAGCGCTAAAGATGGAGGAATTGCTCACCATGGAATTGAGAAGGAAAGGATATGCAGTTTGGTACAATTGA
- a CDS encoding M28 family metallopeptidase yields MKRIIYFFVLLLVISCGSTKTKQANSDTVYGGPDGVKGRMVEAKEESKTSGISSEEDKTVKLISKGSFSSAERVGEIMNFLASDELNGRDSGTDGIEKAAAYITKAFKENGIKPYFISYRDTLSNIDVHAYNVVGLIEGSDAELKNEYILIGAHYDHIGIRSAVNGDEIANGANDNASGTTTVMELARYFGHSKSNKRSLIFALFSAEERGLLGSKHLAEKLKTKDLNLYAMLNFEMVGVPLVDKDYEVYATGYELSNLADVFNEYANAKLVGFLPQAKEFNLFMRSDNYPFHNELQVPSQTFSTFDFTNFDHYHKVGDEASLMDFEHMASLVNKFIPVIENITNSPVQEIKYN; encoded by the coding sequence ATGAAGCGAATAATCTACTTTTTTGTTCTGTTACTAGTAATCAGCTGTGGTTCTACTAAAACCAAACAAGCCAATTCCGATACTGTTTATGGTGGCCCCGATGGAGTTAAAGGCAGGATGGTTGAGGCCAAAGAAGAATCCAAAACTTCAGGAATATCCTCAGAAGAGGATAAAACAGTTAAATTGATCTCCAAGGGCTCGTTTTCAAGTGCGGAACGGGTTGGAGAAATCATGAACTTCTTGGCTTCCGATGAGCTAAATGGGCGTGATTCTGGTACCGATGGTATTGAAAAGGCAGCTGCTTACATTACAAAAGCTTTTAAAGAGAATGGTATAAAGCCTTATTTCATTTCGTACCGTGATACGTTGTCCAATATAGATGTGCATGCCTATAACGTAGTTGGCTTAATAGAAGGTTCAGATGCTGAGTTAAAAAATGAGTATATTTTGATTGGTGCACACTATGACCATATTGGAATAAGAAGTGCTGTAAATGGTGATGAAATTGCAAATGGGGCAAATGATAATGCTTCGGGAACAACGACAGTAATGGAATTGGCTCGTTATTTCGGGCATTCTAAATCAAATAAACGAAGTTTGATCTTCGCATTGTTCAGTGCAGAAGAAAGAGGGCTTTTGGGCTCAAAACATTTGGCTGAAAAACTAAAAACAAAAGATTTGAATCTATATGCCATGCTGAATTTTGAAATGGTAGGGGTGCCATTGGTTGACAAAGATTATGAGGTTTATGCGACAGGATATGAACTTTCGAATTTGGCCGATGTTTTTAATGAATATGCCAATGCAAAACTGGTAGGCTTCTTACCACAGGCTAAGGAGTTCAATCTGTTCATGCGTTCTGATAATTATCCGTTTCACAATGAACTTCAAGTGCCTTCACAAACATTCTCAACTTTTGATTTCACCAATTTTGACCACTATCACAAAGTTGGAGATGAAGCATCACTGATGGATTTTGAGCATATGGCTTCCCTAGTCAATAAGTTTATTCCTGTTATTGAAAATATTACTAATTCACCCGTCCAAGAAATTAAATACAACTAA
- a CDS encoding SDR family NAD(P)-dependent oxidoreductase has protein sequence MANVIITGTSRGIGFELAQLFANEGHQVLALSRSENSISELNHKNITSFSFDITEGKDLVKVESFIETNWNNVDVLINNAGKLLNKPFLDTESNEFEEVYKVNVFGVANLTRLVLPSMPKNGHVVTISSMGGVQGSMKFPGLSAYSSSKGAVITLTELWAEEFKETGPSFNVLALGAVQTEMLEEAFPGYKAPTTALEMATYIKDFALTAHKMYNGKLLQVSSSTP, from the coding sequence ATGGCTAATGTAATTATTACCGGAACCAGTCGGGGAATTGGATTTGAATTGGCCCAACTTTTTGCTAATGAAGGGCATCAGGTTTTAGCGCTCTCACGTAGTGAAAATTCCATTTCTGAACTTAATCACAAGAATATCACTTCTTTTTCTTTTGATATTACAGAAGGGAAAGATTTGGTAAAAGTTGAAAGTTTTATAGAAACTAACTGGAATAATGTAGATGTATTGATTAATAATGCTGGCAAATTATTGAATAAACCATTTTTAGATACAGAATCAAATGAATTTGAGGAGGTTTACAAGGTCAATGTTTTTGGTGTAGCTAATCTGACTAGATTGGTTTTACCTAGTATGCCGAAAAACGGACATGTGGTGACCATAAGTTCTATGGGAGGAGTTCAAGGTAGTATGAAGTTCCCAGGTTTATCAGCATATAGCTCTAGCAAAGGTGCTGTAATAACCTTAACGGAGTTATGGGCAGAAGAGTTTAAAGAAACAGGTCCTTCCTTTAATGTTTTGGCCCTTGGGGCCGTACAAACTGAAATGTTGGAAGAAGCCTTTCCTGGATACAAAGCGCCGACCACTGCTTTGGAAATGGCAACTTATATTAAGGATTTTGCTTTAACTGCACATAAAATGTATAATGGTAAGTTACTTCAGGTTAGTAGCAGCACACCCTAA
- the cdd gene encoding cytidine deaminase, with protein MKKKTISFELSVYETLGALNEQDRDLMHMAIEARKDAYAPYSNFMVGAAVLLANGKTVIGSNQENASYPSGLCAERVAVFQAGAKYPGVTIKSIAITAMSKTHLVEKPAAPCGNCRQAISEYEFKQKSPIELLLMAEKGEIIKCQSLADILPLGFNSSYL; from the coding sequence ATGAAAAAAAAGACTATTTCGTTTGAACTTTCGGTTTATGAGACGCTTGGGGCATTAAACGAGCAAGATCGTGATTTAATGCATATGGCAATAGAAGCAAGAAAGGATGCTTATGCGCCGTATTCGAATTTTATGGTTGGCGCTGCAGTACTTTTGGCTAATGGTAAAACAGTTATAGGCAGCAATCAGGAAAATGCATCGTACCCTTCTGGTTTATGTGCAGAGCGTGTAGCTGTTTTTCAAGCTGGGGCTAAATATCCTGGGGTTACCATAAAATCAATTGCAATTACCGCCATGTCAAAAACCCATTTGGTAGAGAAACCGGCGGCTCCTTGCGGTAATTGTCGACAGGCGATTTCCGAGTATGAATTCAAGCAAAAAAGTCCTATAGAATTACTTCTTATGGCAGAGAAAGGAGAAATCATTAAATGTCAGTCCTTGGCCGATATTCTTCCTCTAGGTTTCAATAGTTCTTATTTATAA
- a CDS encoding pyruvate dehydrogenase complex dihydrolipoamide acetyltransferase → MAEVINMPRLSDTMEEGTVAKWLKQVGDKVEEGDILAEIETDKATMEFESFHEGTLLHIGIAEGDGAPVDSLLAIIGDEGEDISSLLSGSSSEAEEETKEETKEETSGEAEVVSSKPGTEIPEGVEVVKMPRLSDTMEEGTVATWLKKVGDTVEEGDILAEIETDKATMEFESFYSGTLLYIGIQEGESSPVDAVLAVIGPAGTDVDAVLSAAPGTGGESEETTKVEKTEEKKAETPQETMAPSSNDGQRIFASPLAKRIATEKGINLSDVKGTGDHGRIVKKDVEGFVPSQKPVQPIAVQDNAGASTSTVVAPLVLPVGEESSEEVKNSQMRKTIAKRLSESKFTAPHYYLTIEVDMDNAKASRTQINDLPDTKVSFNDMVVKACAMALKKHPQVNTTWNGNTTRYNHHVNIGVAVAVEDGLVVPVVKSTDLLSLTQIGSAVKDLAGRARVKKLTPAEMDGSTFTVSNLGMFGILEFTSIINQPNSAILSVGAIIEKPVVKNGQIVVGNTMKLSLACDHRTVDGATGAQFLQTLRAFLENPVTMLA, encoded by the coding sequence ATGGCAGAAGTGATAAATATGCCTCGTTTGAGCGATACCATGGAAGAAGGTACCGTGGCCAAATGGTTAAAGCAAGTAGGGGATAAGGTTGAAGAAGGAGATATTCTTGCGGAAATTGAAACTGATAAGGCCACTATGGAATTTGAATCCTTTCATGAGGGTACATTGCTGCATATTGGTATTGCAGAAGGCGATGGTGCTCCGGTTGATTCACTTTTGGCAATTATCGGTGATGAAGGTGAAGATATTTCAAGTTTGCTAAGCGGCTCTTCCTCGGAAGCCGAAGAAGAGACAAAAGAAGAGACAAAAGAAGAAACGTCAGGTGAAGCCGAAGTTGTTTCTTCTAAGCCAGGTACTGAAATTCCTGAAGGGGTGGAGGTAGTTAAAATGCCTCGTCTAAGTGATACTATGGAAGAGGGTACCGTAGCAACTTGGCTAAAGAAGGTCGGTGATACTGTTGAAGAAGGGGATATTCTGGCTGAAATTGAAACTGATAAGGCAACAATGGAATTCGAATCTTTTTATTCGGGTACTTTGCTGTATATAGGTATTCAAGAAGGGGAATCTTCTCCAGTTGATGCGGTACTCGCCGTTATTGGGCCAGCCGGAACCGATGTTGATGCTGTTTTGAGTGCGGCCCCCGGAACAGGTGGTGAAAGTGAGGAAACAACCAAGGTTGAGAAAACAGAGGAAAAGAAAGCTGAAACTCCTCAGGAAACAATGGCTCCTAGTTCTAATGACGGGCAGCGAATTTTTGCCTCACCTTTAGCCAAAAGAATAGCAACGGAAAAAGGCATCAATTTAAGTGATGTAAAAGGAACTGGTGACCACGGAAGAATCGTCAAAAAAGATGTTGAAGGTTTTGTTCCATCTCAAAAACCAGTTCAACCTATAGCTGTTCAAGACAATGCAGGTGCAAGTACTTCGACGGTTGTTGCACCGTTGGTATTGCCTGTAGGAGAAGAGAGTTCTGAAGAAGTGAAGAATTCACAAATGCGTAAAACTATTGCGAAAAGATTATCAGAATCCAAGTTTACAGCACCACATTATTATTTGACCATTGAGGTTGATATGGATAACGCAAAGGCATCGAGAACTCAGATAAATGATTTGCCAGACACCAAAGTTTCATTCAACGATATGGTGGTCAAGGCTTGTGCAATGGCATTGAAAAAGCATCCTCAAGTAAATACAACGTGGAATGGGAATACTACAAGGTATAATCATCATGTGAATATTGGCGTTGCCGTTGCTGTTGAAGACGGACTTGTTGTACCTGTTGTTAAATCAACTGATTTGTTGAGCTTAACACAAATTGGTTCTGCGGTTAAAGATTTGGCAGGTAGGGCAAGGGTTAAAAAGTTGACTCCTGCAGAAATGGATGGTAGTACGTTTACAGTTTCAAATCTGGGAATGTTCGGCATATTGGAGTTTACCTCAATCATAAATCAGCCTAATTCAGCAATTTTATCTGTAGGTGCAATCATTGAAAAGCCAGTTGTGAAAAATGGACAAATTGTTGTTGGCAATACCATGAAATTGTCCTTGGCATGTGATCACCGTACTGTTGATGGTGCTACAGGAGCTCAATTCTTACAGACTTTAAGGGCATTTTTAGAGAACCCTGTGACTATGTTGGCGTAA
- a CDS encoding DUF2892 domain-containing protein: MKKNMGSTDKIVRILIAAIIAVLYFTNIIPGTLGIVLLVLAGVFVLTSLISFCPLYAPFGLSTCAMKDKK, from the coding sequence ATGAAAAAAAATATGGGTAGTACGGATAAGATTGTTAGAATTTTAATAGCAGCAATTATTGCAGTTCTTTATTTTACCAATATAATTCCTGGAACTTTGGGCATTGTTCTACTGGTTTTAGCAGGAGTTTTTGTATTGACCAGCCTTATAAGCTTTTGTCCGCTTTATGCTCCTTTCGGATTGAGTACTTGTGCCATGAAAGACAAAAAATAA
- a CDS encoding peptidylprolyl isomerase gives MIKKYKLIVFLIVLMIGCSPKTFNIKWTKEIAPQSFTTRFETSKGNFEILVDRRFSPKAADRFYQLVRHKFFDNSLFYRVNPGFVAQFGGNDSIVYKKWNSVKVPDEDVKQGNTKGYLSFARSGKGTRTSDLFINLGNNSRLDTIFYNEVKGFPSFGKVTKGMEVVEKLYSGYGDKTMEHFEEMLNNREAFLKKYPELDVINKAYLVD, from the coding sequence ATGATCAAAAAATATAAGTTAATAGTATTTCTTATAGTTTTAATGATTGGATGCAGTCCTAAAACATTCAATATTAAATGGACAAAAGAAATTGCTCCTCAAAGCTTCACTACACGGTTTGAAACCTCTAAAGGAAATTTTGAGATTCTGGTAGATCGAAGATTTTCACCAAAAGCAGCTGACCGTTTTTATCAATTGGTAAGACATAAGTTTTTTGACAATAGCCTCTTTTATCGTGTGAATCCAGGATTTGTTGCCCAGTTTGGGGGAAACGACAGTATTGTTTATAAAAAATGGAATTCGGTCAAAGTACCAGATGAAGATGTTAAGCAAGGAAATACAAAAGGTTACTTAAGTTTTGCACGTAGTGGAAAGGGAACAAGAACCTCAGACCTCTTTATCAATCTTGGAAATAACTCTAGATTAGATACCATTTTCTATAACGAGGTAAAAGGGTTTCCTTCGTTCGGAAAGGTAACTAAAGGGATGGAGGTAGTTGAAAAGTTATATTCAGGATATGGAGACAAAACTATGGAACACTTTGAAGAAATGCTTAATAATCGCGAAGCGTTTCTAAAAAAATACCCAGAATTGGATGTTATCAATAAAGCCTATTTGGTTGATTAA